A single window of Chitinophaga sp. XS-30 DNA harbors:
- a CDS encoding AraC family transcriptional regulator — MLRKKEGFEGQRAIVLPGKIISDLCEDNPVTGGLFVTDIGYYPKAKYHFRQRLQGIDQHILIYCQEGKGTAQIGRQRYSLQPDTFVIIPAGSTHSYAADENDSWTIYWTHFKGPAAKAIAEAVKRQYNGYQGVITFQQKRIDLFEDIYASLERGYGNDNISYANMCLWHYLSTFLYDDKFNLSGKKTSSDAVELSISYMQQQLSQMLSLENIARSVNLSVSHYSYVFRKKTGFSPMEYFNHLKVQKACQYLIFTDLRVKEIAYKLGMDDPYYFSRMFNKLMGMSPNHYRAKRET, encoded by the coding sequence ATGCTTCGTAAAAAAGAAGGGTTTGAAGGCCAGCGCGCCATCGTATTGCCCGGCAAGATCATATCGGACCTCTGTGAGGATAACCCCGTCACCGGTGGATTATTTGTGACGGACATCGGGTATTATCCCAAAGCGAAATATCACTTCCGGCAGCGCCTGCAGGGGATAGACCAGCATATCCTGATCTATTGCCAGGAAGGCAAAGGCACGGCACAGATCGGCAGGCAGCGGTATTCCCTGCAGCCGGATACTTTCGTGATCATCCCCGCGGGCAGTACTCACAGTTACGCAGCCGACGAGAACGACTCCTGGACCATCTACTGGACGCATTTCAAAGGGCCTGCCGCCAAAGCGATCGCGGAAGCGGTAAAACGCCAGTACAACGGTTATCAGGGGGTTATTACCTTTCAGCAAAAAAGGATAGACCTGTTCGAGGATATTTATGCCAGCCTGGAAAGAGGTTACGGGAACGATAATATTTCCTATGCCAATATGTGCCTGTGGCATTACCTGTCCACTTTCCTGTATGACGACAAATTCAATCTTTCCGGGAAAAAGACCAGCTCCGATGCTGTGGAGTTATCTATCAGCTACATGCAGCAACAGTTGTCGCAGATGCTTTCGCTCGAAAACATCGCCCGTTCCGTCAACCTCTCCGTATCTCACTATTCCTATGTTTTCCGGAAGAAGACCGGCTTCTCCCCAATGGAGTACTTCAATCATCTGAAAGTGCAGAAGGCCTGCCAGTACCTGATCTTTACAGACCTGCGGGTGAAAGAGATCGCGTACAAGCTGGGCATGGACGATCCTTATTATTTTTCAAGGATGTTCAATAAACTGATGGGCATGTCCCCCAACCATTACCGGGCAAAACGGGAAACATAA
- a CDS encoding FecR family protein, whose protein sequence is MPSARLNYLLHRYYDKTCTPAEKAELLTAIGSGLQDEPAAELLDELLTEHMPDSNTSAEQADQLYADILAAVQPRKKNVTIQRSWWAAAAAVLLLAGAVALWPGSLPRKHFAVKPSTDVAPGKSKAVLTLADGSLVTLDSAIGQDIQQEAATARQQNGQLVYEPDATATAIIQYNTLTTPRGGQFRLVLPDGTQVWLNAASSIHYPTVFTGKERTVTITGEAYFEVTKNAGMPFRVNTSGGTMVEVLGTRFNINAYADEDAIRTTLAEGAVKVSSGNEQVILQPGQQAQVTGRQIQVLRPDMAQVLAWKNGIFNFENSSLEEVMRQLSRWYDVEVVYKGRIPDRVFGGELQRSLPLSQVLEVLRDMKLNVQLTAERRIEVMP, encoded by the coding sequence ATGCCATCAGCCAGATTAAATTATCTGCTTCACAGATATTATGATAAAACCTGTACACCTGCTGAAAAAGCGGAGCTGCTGACCGCCATCGGCAGTGGCCTCCAGGATGAGCCGGCAGCTGAACTGCTGGATGAATTGCTTACTGAGCATATGCCCGATAGCAACACTTCCGCTGAACAGGCGGACCAGCTGTATGCGGACATCCTGGCTGCCGTACAGCCCCGGAAGAAAAACGTTACCATCCAGCGGTCATGGTGGGCCGCCGCCGCTGCTGTGCTATTGCTCGCAGGCGCCGTGGCGCTCTGGCCGGGATCGCTCCCCCGGAAGCATTTTGCCGTGAAACCATCCACGGATGTAGCTCCCGGCAAAAGCAAAGCTGTGCTCACACTGGCGGACGGCTCGCTTGTAACGCTGGACAGCGCCATCGGGCAGGATATTCAACAGGAAGCCGCCACCGCCCGCCAGCAGAACGGGCAACTGGTATATGAACCTGACGCCACCGCAACCGCTATCATCCAATACAATACCCTCACTACGCCCCGTGGCGGGCAATTCCGGCTGGTACTGCCGGACGGCACGCAGGTATGGCTGAATGCCGCATCCTCCATCCATTATCCCACCGTATTTACCGGAAAAGAAAGAACAGTCACCATCACCGGAGAAGCCTACTTCGAAGTCACCAAAAATGCCGGTATGCCGTTCCGGGTAAATACTTCCGGCGGCACAATGGTGGAAGTGCTGGGCACCCGCTTCAATATCAATGCTTATGCAGATGAAGACGCGATACGCACCACCCTGGCTGAAGGCGCCGTAAAGGTCAGCAGCGGGAACGAACAGGTGATATTGCAACCTGGCCAGCAGGCGCAGGTAACAGGCAGGCAGATACAGGTTCTCCGGCCGGACATGGCGCAGGTGCTGGCCTGGAAGAACGGCATTTTCAATTTCGAGAACAGCAGTCTTGAAGAAGTGATGCGGCAACTCTCCCGCTGGTATGATGTGGAAGTGGTGTACAAAGGCCGGATACCGGACCGGGTTTTCGGCGGAGAACTGCAGCGCAGCCTGCCATTGTCCCAGGTACTGGAAGTGCTGCGGGACATGAAGCTGAATGTACAGCTGACAGCAGAGAGAAGGATTGAAGTAATGCCATAA
- a CDS encoding RNA polymerase sigma factor yields MHDIKGQDTTLLHLLSQGDETAFRRLFDTYHQFIYSFALRMTDSEAISRDVVQDVFVKIWLNRQELTAIQHLPGYINRLTRNHVLNGMKRKAMETGLLKDLGAPFSATHHDPEEQAQFRELETLLAKAINLLPERQQQVYRLSRQDGLKHEEIAAQLRISRETVKKHIMAALLHIRNYLRDNGRALLWPGILLYGCCS; encoded by the coding sequence ATGCACGACATCAAAGGCCAGGACACAACACTTTTGCACCTGCTCTCACAGGGAGATGAAACCGCTTTTCGCCGTCTTTTCGATACCTATCATCAGTTCATTTATTCTTTTGCACTGCGGATGACCGATTCCGAGGCGATTTCGCGGGATGTGGTGCAGGATGTGTTCGTCAAAATATGGCTGAACAGGCAGGAACTCACTGCCATACAGCACCTGCCGGGATATATCAACCGCCTTACCCGTAACCATGTGCTGAACGGCATGAAAAGAAAAGCCATGGAAACCGGCCTGCTGAAAGACCTCGGCGCACCCTTTTCCGCCACCCATCATGATCCGGAGGAACAAGCGCAGTTCCGTGAGCTGGAAACCCTGCTTGCCAAGGCTATCAACCTCCTGCCGGAGCGCCAGCAACAGGTGTACAGGCTCAGCCGCCAGGATGGGCTGAAGCACGAGGAGATTGCCGCACAACTCCGGATTTCCCGGGAAACCGTCAAAAAACATATCATGGCCGCACTGCTCCATATCCGGAATTACCTCCGGGATAACGGCCGTGCATTGCTATGGCCGGGCATTCTGCTATACGGATGCTGCTCCTGA